A single window of Corvus hawaiiensis isolate bCorHaw1 chromosome 22, bCorHaw1.pri.cur, whole genome shotgun sequence DNA harbors:
- the CCNL2 gene encoding cyclin-L2 isoform X2, with the protein MNDSLRTDVFVRFQPESIACACIYLAARTLEIPLPNRPHWFLLFGATEEEIQEICLKILQLYTRKKVDLSDLESKIEKKKLAIEEAKAQAKGLVPEGVPSLDNTSGFSPIPKNESPKEVKGNKPSPLPVQAMKNAKRKTEGAKRTSSNSPVNGVQKGRESRSRSGSRDQSYSRSPSRSASPKHRKSESYSTSSGSKSHSRSRSRSDSPPRQFNHSSGYKGSKVRSYKKSKDYKYSAHKARKSRSRSSSRSRSRSRERSDHSGKYKKKSHYYRNHRHERSRSYERAGHRYEREHPGHSRHRR; encoded by the exons ATGAACGACAGCCTGAGAACAGATGTCTTTGTGAGGTTCCAGCCAGAAAGCATTGCCTGTGCCTGCATTTACCTGGCAGCCAGGACACTGGAG ATCCCACTTCCAAATCGCCCACATTGGTTTTTACTGTTCGGAGcaacagaggaagaaattcaAGAAATCTGCTTAAAAATCTTGCAGCTCTACACAAGGAAAAAG GTGGATTTATCTGATCTGGaaagtaaaatagaaaagaagaaattggcTATTGAAGAGGCAAAAGCACAAGCTAAAGGTCTGGTACCTGAGGGAGTCCCGAGCTTGGATAACACATCGGGATTTTCCCCTATCCCAAAAAATG AGTCTCCAAAAGAGGTTAAAGGAAATAAACCTTCACCACTACCTGTGCAGGCCATGAAGAATgctaaaaggaaaacagagggaGCCAAAAGAACCAGCTCCAACAGCCCAGTAAATGG TGtccagaaaggaagagagagcagaagtcGAAGTGGAAGCAGAGATCAGAGTTACTCAAGATCACCATCGAGGTCTGCATCCCCTAAGCACAG GAAGAGTGAGAGTTACTCCACATCCAGCGGCTCCAAATCCCACAGCCGCTCGCGGAGCCGCAGCGATTCCCCTCCGAGGCAGTTCAACCACAGCTCCGGCTACAAGGGCTCCAAGGTCCGGAGCTACAAGAAATCCAAAGACTACAAATACTCGGCGCACAAAGCGCGCAAGTCCCGCAGCCGGAGCTCGTCCCGCTCCCGCAGCCGCTCCCGGGAGCGCTCCGACCACTCCGGCAAGTACAAGAAGAAGAGCCACTACTACCGGAACCACCGGCACGAGCGCTCCCGCTCCTACGAGCGCGCCGGGCACCGCTACGAGCGTGAGCACCCCGGGCACAGCCGGCACCGCCGGTGA